A single genomic interval of Metasolibacillus fluoroglycofenilyticus harbors:
- the cyoE gene encoding heme o synthase — translation MQKQSTINLWAQAVKTGIIKSNLIPMFAGLMLALYTYELNFVENIPNIILAIVGSAFVIAAAGIFNNLYDRDIDEIMPRTKTRPTVTGELSTRTVLIVGIIFFVLGLIALAFTTALAMFLGFLGVFFYVVPYTMWTKRRTIWNTEVGSISGAMPPLIGWAAVGPDIWHPACWALFIIMVIWQMPHFYAIAIRKRDDYAAANIPMLPVAKGQRRTYIQTNIYLVVLIFTSFLFLPLSLGLTLVSLVLGGIWLWLSFVGYRKMEGRTWANKMFAYSLIHMTVLFATVIIYSSVGLILQAL, via the coding sequence ATGCAAAAGCAATCTACTATAAATTTATGGGCACAGGCTGTTAAGACGGGCATCATTAAGTCGAATTTGATTCCGATGTTTGCTGGACTTATGCTTGCGCTTTATACGTACGAACTAAATTTTGTCGAAAACATCCCAAATATTATTTTGGCGATAGTGGGTTCAGCATTTGTTATTGCGGCAGCAGGCATTTTCAATAATTTATATGATCGTGATATAGATGAGATTATGCCTCGTACAAAAACAAGGCCTACTGTAACTGGAGAACTTAGCACGCGGACAGTGTTAATTGTTGGAATTATTTTTTTTGTTTTAGGGTTAATAGCGTTGGCTTTCACAACGGCACTTGCTATGTTTTTAGGTTTTCTAGGCGTGTTCTTTTATGTTGTGCCTTATACAATGTGGACGAAGCGCCGTACAATTTGGAATACTGAGGTTGGCAGTATTTCAGGAGCAATGCCGCCATTAATTGGCTGGGCGGCTGTAGGACCAGATATTTGGCATCCTGCTTGTTGGGCATTGTTTATTATTATGGTTATTTGGCAAATGCCGCATTTTTATGCAATTGCTATTCGTAAGCGTGATGATTATGCTGCTGCCAATATTCCAATGTTGCCTGTGGCAAAAGGGCAGCGTAGAACATATATCCAAACGAATATTTATTTAGTTGTACTTATTTTCACAAGCTTTTTATTCCTTCCATTAAGCTTAGGGTTAACGCTTGTATCCCTAGTTCTTGGCGGCATTTGGTTATGGCTAAGCTTTGTTGGCTATCGCAAAATGGAGGGGAGAACGTGGGCAAATAAAATGTTTGCCTACTCATTAATTCATATGACAGTATTATTTGCTACAGTAATTATTTATTCATCTGTCGGATTGATTTTACAAGCATTATAA
- a CDS encoding dipeptidase, producing the protein MSHLEKLDAYFAEHRERHLAELDEFLRIPSISALSDHKVDMKNAANWLADHLKSLNIENVAVEETAGHPVVYGEWLHAEDKPTILFYGHYDVQPVDPLHLWETPPFEPAIRDNKLFARGSSDDKGQVFMHLKMIEALFATEGTLPVNVKFIYEGEEEIGSPSLPKYTEDNKEKLAADLILISDTGLYAKGKPAVCYGLRGLTGVQIDVRGAKGDLHSGLYGGGVQNAIHALTAILASFRDEHGTIQVEGFYDKVLPLSEEERQAYRDLNFNEDELKEELQVKELFGEAGYSYLEQTWSRPTLEINGVFGGFSGEGIKTVLPAEAGAKITCRLVPNQDPEEIVALLKTHIEKHKPAGVEVAISEFDKGKPYLTPFDHPVIQAAGRSYEKVYKVPTAYTRGGGSIPIVAAFDEILGLPVVLMGFGLSNENFHAPNEHFHLENFDNGLRVLGDYLHEVAGLKL; encoded by the coding sequence ATGAGTCATTTAGAGAAATTAGATGCTTATTTTGCAGAGCATCGTGAGCGCCATTTAGCAGAGTTGGATGAATTTTTACGTATCCCAAGTATTTCAGCATTATCAGATCATAAAGTGGATATGAAAAATGCAGCAAATTGGCTAGCAGACCATTTGAAATCGTTAAATATTGAGAATGTAGCAGTGGAAGAAACTGCGGGACACCCTGTTGTGTACGGTGAGTGGTTGCATGCAGAGGATAAACCAACGATTTTGTTCTACGGTCACTATGATGTGCAGCCTGTAGACCCATTGCATTTATGGGAAACGCCGCCTTTCGAGCCAGCAATTCGTGATAATAAATTATTTGCACGTGGCTCATCTGATGATAAAGGCCAAGTATTTATGCACTTGAAAATGATTGAGGCATTATTTGCCACTGAAGGTACACTTCCAGTAAACGTGAAATTTATTTATGAGGGTGAGGAGGAAATTGGTAGCCCCTCTCTTCCGAAATATACAGAGGATAATAAAGAAAAATTAGCTGCTGATTTAATTTTAATTTCTGATACAGGCCTTTACGCAAAAGGTAAGCCTGCTGTTTGCTACGGTTTGCGTGGCTTAACAGGAGTACAAATTGATGTGCGCGGAGCAAAGGGTGATTTACACTCTGGTCTTTATGGTGGCGGTGTGCAAAATGCTATCCATGCACTAACGGCGATTTTAGCATCGTTCCGTGATGAGCACGGAACAATTCAAGTTGAAGGCTTCTACGACAAAGTCCTTCCATTGTCTGAGGAAGAGCGCCAAGCTTATCGTGACTTAAACTTTAATGAGGACGAGCTAAAAGAAGAGCTACAGGTGAAGGAGCTATTCGGTGAAGCGGGCTATTCTTATTTAGAGCAAACTTGGTCACGCCCAACATTAGAAATTAATGGCGTATTCGGTGGATTCTCTGGCGAAGGAATTAAAACAGTGCTACCTGCTGAAGCGGGCGCAAAAATCACATGTCGTCTAGTACCAAACCAAGACCCTGAAGAAATCGTTGCACTATTAAAGACACATATTGAAAAGCATAAGCCTGCTGGTGTCGAAGTAGCTATTTCTGAATTCGATAAAGGAAAACCATACTTAACACCATTCGACCATCCAGTTATCCAAGCAGCAGGTCGCTCTTATGAAAAGGTTTATAAAGTGCCGACTGCTTATACACGTGGGGGCGGTTCAATTCCAATCGTAGCAGCCTTCGATGAAATTTTAGGTTTACCTGTCGTATTAATGGGCTTCGGTCTTTCGAACGAAAACTTCCATGCACCAAACGAACATTTCCATTTAGAAAACTTCGATAATGGTCTCCGCGTATTAGGCGATTATTTACACGAGGTTGCAGGGTTAAAGCTATAA
- a CDS encoding CPBP family intramembrane glutamic endopeptidase codes for MQTKRNIIIFIVIALLCGWLGVIIDHFIPEQPNGNTLGMGIWLVLPLLTTIFLRAFAGDGWRDMGLALNLKGNAKWYLVAFLIYPITTFLLLSFGYLTGWMDFSNFNFQAISSAFVSVFFIQFIKNIFEESVWRGYLTSKLLQFKLNDFWLYVTVGVVWGAWHIPYFLVFLSDSDIASVLPVNRLVFAIIGIVTMIVWTIMYTEIYLITRSIWPLVLMHATEDALINPLMLDGYISIAQNKEFFVSPTAGIVTTLLYLAIGLALRKIRKRYIPSLR; via the coding sequence ATGCAAACGAAAAGAAATATCATTATTTTTATTGTAATTGCTTTACTATGTGGCTGGCTCGGTGTGATAATTGACCATTTTATACCTGAGCAACCTAATGGCAACACACTTGGAATGGGTATTTGGCTAGTTTTACCTTTGCTTACTACGATTTTTTTACGTGCATTTGCAGGTGATGGCTGGAGAGATATGGGGCTTGCACTAAATTTAAAAGGTAATGCGAAATGGTATCTTGTAGCATTTCTAATTTACCCCATTACAACATTTCTTTTATTATCATTTGGCTATCTAACTGGATGGATGGATTTTTCCAATTTCAATTTTCAAGCTATTAGTTCTGCTTTCGTTAGTGTATTTTTCATACAATTTATAAAAAATATTTTTGAGGAATCTGTTTGGAGAGGTTATTTAACGAGTAAACTGCTTCAATTTAAACTAAATGATTTCTGGCTTTATGTTACAGTTGGAGTCGTTTGGGGGGCATGGCATATCCCTTACTTCCTTGTATTTTTGTCAGATAGTGATATTGCGAGTGTACTCCCCGTTAATCGGTTGGTCTTTGCCATTATCGGTATTGTAACAATGATTGTCTGGACAATTATGTATACAGAAATTTATTTAATAACACGAAGTATTTGGCCACTTGTTCTTATGCATGCCACAGAGGATGCCCTAATTAATCCATTGATGCTAGACGGTTACATTTCAATTGCACAGAACAAGGAATTTTTCGTCTCACCAACAGCAGGGATTGTGACGACATTATTGTACTTAGCAATTGGTTTAGCTTTACGGAAGATAAGAAAAAGATATATCCCTTCATTACGCTGA
- a CDS encoding TetR/AcrR family transcriptional regulator, which translates to MNTRQQQKEQRRQLILQTALDLFIRKGYGETKIADIAKAANMSMGLLFYYFESKEKLYEALIRIGSEKLKMELHAAAVSPLRTFQYVAEDIFQTISANPFAAKMFVLMENAQHLDSLPSDFKEMLAEADKLMTKSISLIEEGQRLNEIKDGNPQALAIAFWNSLQGIAQHIALHPNAPCPDAEWIIDIIRR; encoded by the coding sequence ATGAACACTAGACAACAACAAAAAGAACAAAGACGGCAGCTTATTTTACAAACAGCCTTAGATTTATTTATTCGTAAAGGCTATGGAGAAACAAAAATCGCTGATATTGCCAAAGCCGCCAATATGAGTATGGGATTGCTCTTCTATTATTTCGAATCAAAAGAAAAATTATATGAAGCTTTAATTCGGATTGGAAGTGAAAAATTGAAAATGGAGCTACATGCCGCAGCGGTATCTCCATTAAGAACTTTTCAATATGTTGCTGAGGACATTTTCCAAACAATTAGCGCTAACCCTTTTGCAGCTAAAATGTTTGTCTTAATGGAAAACGCGCAGCATTTAGATTCTTTGCCATCAGACTTCAAAGAAATGCTGGCTGAAGCAGATAAATTAATGACCAAAAGTATTTCACTTATTGAGGAAGGTCAACGTTTAAATGAAATAAAGGATGGTAACCCACAAGCGCTAGCTATCGCCTTTTGGAATTCCTTACAAGGCATAGCACAGCATATCGCCTTACATCCCAACGCCCCTTGTCCTGATGCAGAGTGGATTATCGATATTATTAGGAGGTAA
- a CDS encoding RNA polymerase sigma factor — protein MNEMLTKVYDEYNRYIYHLCLKLTRNTIEAEDLMQEVWVKVVRYEATIEQVDHVKAWLTTITMNTFRDRYRKNVRRSKYMMNQPEQLDVPILDLVPNNEVSTEEQVEKVEITKIVQEKMHELDAIYQKTLWYFYVDQYSLAEISALMKVSIGTVKSRLFRAKARLKEMLLADHKLVDVVLPA, from the coding sequence ATGAATGAAATGTTAACGAAAGTTTATGACGAATATAATCGCTATATATACCATCTTTGCTTAAAGCTTACACGCAACACAATAGAGGCGGAAGATTTAATGCAAGAAGTATGGGTAAAGGTAGTACGCTATGAAGCAACGATTGAACAAGTTGACCATGTCAAAGCATGGCTAACAACAATTACAATGAATACATTCCGCGACCGCTATCGCAAAAATGTAAGACGTAGTAAGTATATGATGAACCAACCTGAACAATTAGACGTTCCGATTTTAGATTTGGTTCCCAATAATGAGGTTTCAACAGAGGAGCAAGTCGAGAAAGTGGAAATCACAAAGATTGTGCAAGAGAAAATGCACGAGCTTGATGCTATTTATCAAAAAACATTATGGTATTTCTATGTAGACCAATATTCATTAGCTGAAATCTCGGCATTAATGAAGGTATCCATTGGTACTGTTAAATCGCGCCTATTCCGCGCGAAAGCACGCTTAAAAGAAATGCTATTAGCAGATCATAAACTAGTAGATGTCGTCCTACCTGCTTAA
- a CDS encoding MarR family winged helix-turn-helix transcriptional regulator, whose amino-acid sequence MGDYKHEHLTPLFEAVAALERRIANEWNSLNELGFSKSHILILDFLANEGPKRPSAIAEHLKVTTGGVTVLTTKLLKSGFIEKAQNENDRRASQITITASGRDVLNQSREQVNTLIHQLFGMLSEEEIESLRRIFIKCANFK is encoded by the coding sequence ATGGGTGATTATAAACATGAGCATTTAACACCACTTTTCGAAGCAGTAGCTGCCTTAGAACGTAGAATTGCAAATGAATGGAATAGCTTAAATGAACTTGGCTTTTCCAAATCACATATTTTAATTTTAGATTTTTTAGCAAATGAAGGGCCAAAGCGCCCCTCTGCTATTGCCGAGCATTTAAAAGTAACAACAGGTGGCGTTACCGTATTAACAACAAAGCTTTTAAAATCTGGCTTTATCGAAAAAGCACAAAACGAAAACGATCGCCGCGCCTCGCAAATTACGATTACAGCATCTGGCAGAGATGTATTAAATCAATCGCGCGAACAAGTAAACACCTTAATCCATCAGCTTTTCGGCATGCTATCAGAGGAAGAAATCGAAAGCTTACGCCGTATCTTTATCAAATGCGCAAATTTTAAATAA
- the spx gene encoding transcriptional regulator Spx, with the protein MSVTIYTQSSCSSSRKALKWLNENNISYNEKRITSQPLTLAEFKNILSMTEDGTDEIIATNSNDFKNLDIDIEQLSIQELYALIQKYPRMLRSPILLDEKRIQVGYNEMDIRRFIPRKVRAFELNALQKLAVE; encoded by the coding sequence ATGTCAGTAACAATTTACACGCAATCAAGCTGTTCCTCATCACGAAAAGCACTTAAATGGTTAAACGAAAACAATATTTCATATAATGAGAAACGCATCACTTCTCAGCCGCTAACATTAGCTGAGTTTAAAAATATTTTAAGTATGACTGAAGATGGCACAGATGAAATTATTGCAACAAACTCGAACGATTTCAAAAATCTTGATATTGATATCGAGCAACTTTCAATTCAGGAGCTCTATGCATTAATTCAAAAATACCCACGTATGCTGCGTAGTCCTATTTTACTCGATGAAAAACGCATTCAAGTTGGTTATAATGAAATGGATATTCGTCGCTTCATCCCACGTAAAGTACGTGCGTTTGAGCTGAATGCTTTGCAAAAATTGGCGGTTGAATAA
- a CDS encoding ABC-F family ATP-binding cassette domain-containing protein: protein MAILTVENLGHSFGDRTLFKDVSFRIVEGDHIGLVGANGVGKSTLMGIITGQQIHDTGKVEWLPGTHYGYLDQHAVLTAGRTMRDVLQDAFLPLYKKEEELNEIAAKMGEATPEELEKLLEDMAEVQDALDAGDFYTLDMKVEEVARGLGLDAIGLERDVAALSGGQRTKVLLAKLLLEKPKVLLLDEPTNYLDEEHVSWLKNYLKSYPYAFLLISHDTEFMNEVVDVIFHLEFSKMNRYTATYEKFLELAEINKRQHIEAYEKQQEFIKKQEDFIAKNKARYSTTGRAKSRAKQLDRLERIDRPETAVKPEFGFKEARSSSRYVVEAESLLIGYDKPLLPPLTFQIERGEKIALVGMNGVGKSTLLKTMLGKINPLGGKVIRGDYLYPSYFEQEVKAEKITPIDDVWNAFPSMEQAQVRAALARAGLKTEHITRPLNSLSGGEQAKVRLCKLMMNEANWLIFDEPTNHLDVDAKEELKRAMKEFKGTIVLVSHEPDFYEGLATKVWNVQDWFTTGRTIELEEE from the coding sequence ATGGCAATACTAACAGTTGAAAACTTAGGTCATTCATTTGGTGACCGCACACTTTTTAAAGATGTATCATTCCGCATCGTAGAGGGCGACCACATTGGTCTTGTCGGTGCAAATGGTGTAGGTAAATCTACATTAATGGGCATCATTACAGGTCAGCAAATTCATGATACAGGAAAAGTAGAATGGTTGCCTGGCACACACTATGGCTACTTAGACCAGCATGCCGTATTAACGGCTGGACGCACAATGCGCGATGTACTGCAGGATGCTTTTTTACCACTTTATAAAAAAGAAGAAGAACTCAACGAAATCGCAGCTAAAATGGGCGAGGCTACGCCTGAGGAGCTAGAAAAATTATTAGAAGACATGGCAGAGGTCCAAGATGCGCTTGATGCAGGTGATTTTTATACATTAGATATGAAAGTGGAAGAGGTAGCTCGCGGACTTGGTCTAGATGCAATCGGCTTAGAGCGTGATGTTGCTGCACTTTCTGGTGGTCAACGCACAAAGGTGTTACTAGCAAAGCTACTTTTAGAAAAACCAAAAGTATTATTGCTAGACGAGCCGACAAACTATTTGGATGAAGAACATGTTTCTTGGCTGAAAAACTATTTAAAGAGCTATCCATATGCCTTTTTATTAATTTCACATGATACAGAGTTTATGAACGAGGTTGTCGATGTTATTTTCCATTTAGAATTTTCAAAAATGAATCGCTATACAGCAACCTATGAGAAGTTTTTAGAGCTTGCTGAAATTAATAAGCGGCAGCATATTGAAGCGTATGAAAAGCAGCAAGAATTCATTAAAAAACAAGAGGATTTTATCGCTAAAAACAAGGCACGCTACTCAACAACTGGTCGTGCAAAATCGCGTGCCAAGCAGCTTGATCGCCTTGAGCGCATCGACCGTCCTGAAACGGCAGTGAAGCCGGAATTCGGCTTTAAGGAGGCACGTTCCTCTAGCCGTTATGTAGTAGAAGCAGAAAGCTTACTAATCGGCTATGACAAGCCGTTACTACCGCCACTCACATTCCAGATTGAGCGCGGGGAAAAAATTGCGCTTGTTGGAATGAACGGTGTCGGAAAATCTACTCTATTAAAAACGATGCTAGGTAAAATTAATCCACTTGGCGGTAAAGTTATTCGTGGTGACTATTTATACCCTTCCTACTTTGAGCAGGAGGTAAAGGCTGAAAAAATAACACCCATTGACGATGTGTGGAATGCCTTTCCATCAATGGAGCAAGCACAAGTACGTGCAGCTCTTGCCCGCGCAGGCTTAAAAACAGAGCATATTACACGCCCACTTAACTCATTATCAGGGGGCGAGCAAGCAAAGGTTCGCCTTTGCAAGCTGATGATGAACGAAGCCAACTGGTTAATCTTTGACGAGCCAACGAATCATTTAGATGTAGATGCTAAAGAGGAATTAAAGCGTGCAATGAAGGAATTCAAAGGCACAATCGTTCTCGTATCACATGAGCCAGATTTTTATGAAGGTCTTGCCACAAAAGTTTGGAATGTACAGGACTGGTTTACAACAGGCCGTACAATTGAATTAGAAGAAGAATAA
- a CDS encoding SE1832 family protein yields MLTKAQIQQQIAELKMDYVNLQGDMEKLESLGHEDSVKQALTRLENMEARLAELNKQLAAL; encoded by the coding sequence ATGCTAACAAAAGCTCAAATACAGCAACAAATTGCCGAACTAAAAATGGATTATGTTAATTTACAAGGTGATATGGAGAAGCTTGAATCATTAGGTCATGAGGATTCCGTTAAACAAGCATTAACACGTCTAGAAAATATGGAAGCACGACTTGCAGAATTGAATAAGCAGCTCGCGGCGTTATAA
- a CDS encoding CMP-N-acetylneuraminic acid synthetase: protein MQNEQQKNIAFILEYSEWKGYYPFERVAIMHDLLAAEHISIFLKGNESHLLELLNSSPTIFKNYNELANKLAQQHFDLIIYDGNDSTVEQVQLLKAHCHTLVHFDDRGEGAELADCHIVALREETQEMIPANMLVGNFAFATPSELLQISFEDKLKNDLPHIVIAFEDGDENNLTYRTLRHLTQLHIPLKISVAIDENYRHSVEDLQMMVLSRRHTSIHQHPNALLSLLPTADIVVCNANYTPYKVATIGIPCITAAQNERELSNNLNREHNGFVHLGLGRKMKQSTIQNAVMEFVLHEARCERAIYKQRTLDLRTSNEALKQLLLDLAYARHEIIHI, encoded by the coding sequence ATGCAAAATGAACAACAAAAAAACATCGCCTTCATTTTAGAATATAGTGAGTGGAAAGGCTATTACCCATTTGAACGAGTAGCTATTATGCATGACTTGCTAGCAGCAGAGCATATTTCGATTTTTCTAAAGGGCAATGAAAGTCATCTTTTAGAGCTGTTAAATAGCTCCCCTACCATTTTTAAAAATTATAATGAGCTTGCAAATAAACTAGCACAGCAGCATTTTGATTTAATTATTTATGATGGCAATGATTCTACTGTAGAGCAGGTGCAGTTGCTTAAAGCCCATTGCCATACGCTTGTGCATTTTGATGATCGTGGCGAAGGAGCAGAGCTTGCTGACTGCCATATCGTTGCGTTGCGCGAGGAAACACAGGAGATGATTCCAGCCAATATGCTAGTTGGCAACTTTGCCTTTGCGACACCGAGTGAGCTATTACAAATCTCCTTTGAGGACAAGCTAAAAAATGACTTACCACATATCGTCATTGCATTTGAGGATGGCGATGAGAACAATTTGACTTATCGCACACTACGCCATTTAACACAGCTACACATTCCACTAAAAATTTCTGTCGCTATCGATGAAAACTACCGTCATTCCGTAGAAGATTTACAAATGATGGTACTGAGCCGTCGCCACACTTCCATTCACCAACATCCAAACGCACTTTTATCGCTACTTCCTACTGCGGATATTGTTGTTTGCAACGCTAATTACACACCTTATAAAGTTGCCACAATTGGCATTCCATGCATTACAGCGGCACAAAATGAACGCGAGCTATCGAATAACTTAAATCGCGAGCATAATGGCTTCGTTCATTTAGGTCTTGGACGCAAAATGAAGCAATCAACAATCCAAAACGCAGTGATGGAATTTGTCTTACATGAGGCACGATGTGAACGTGCAATTTATAAGCAGCGCACACTCGATTTACGCACAAGTAATGAAGCATTAAAGCAGCTTCTACTCGATTTAGCATACGCACGTCATGAAATTATCCACATTTGA
- a CDS encoding NAD(P)H-binding protein, with product MGMRSAIVVGATGLVGSELVKQLCESDEYVAVTVIARRALDYSHPKLVVKVRAFEELAESDMEFAHEIFCCLGTTIKKAGSREVFEKIDVEYPVQIAALAKNRGIQHMLVISAMGANEKSFAYYNRVKGKMEKELIEIELPQLSIIRPSLLVGNRSEFRLGEKIGEAALAVLNPILIGPLKKYRSIAAKQVALAMMVIALQGKKSKVAICPSNELAQMVMPEPEKELEIKREDVFNWDKLKSNELEPLNEELTFDKSKMEKYKVKQDTPKD from the coding sequence ATGGGGATGCGCTCAGCTATCGTTGTAGGTGCGACAGGACTAGTCGGCTCAGAGCTTGTAAAACAATTATGTGAAAGTGATGAATATGTAGCGGTGACAGTTATTGCGCGTAGAGCGTTAGACTACTCGCACCCCAAATTAGTTGTGAAAGTACGCGCATTTGAAGAGCTTGCGGAAAGTGATATGGAATTTGCGCATGAAATCTTTTGCTGCTTAGGCACAACGATAAAAAAAGCTGGCTCGCGTGAAGTATTTGAGAAGATTGATGTTGAATACCCTGTACAAATTGCAGCACTTGCAAAAAATCGTGGCATCCAACATATGCTTGTCATATCAGCAATGGGCGCGAATGAAAAATCCTTTGCATACTATAATCGAGTGAAGGGCAAAATGGAAAAAGAGCTAATAGAGATTGAGTTACCTCAACTTTCAATTATCCGTCCATCACTGTTAGTAGGCAATCGCTCGGAGTTTCGCCTAGGTGAAAAAATAGGGGAAGCTGCATTAGCAGTGCTAAATCCAATATTAATAGGTCCTCTAAAGAAGTATCGCTCTATTGCGGCAAAGCAGGTAGCACTTGCCATGATGGTTATTGCACTACAGGGCAAAAAATCGAAAGTAGCAATCTGCCCATCAAATGAGCTTGCACAAATGGTGATGCCTGAACCAGAGAAGGAACTAGAAATAAAGCGTGAGGATGTGTTCAATTGGGACAAGCTTAAATCGAATGAGCTAGAACCATTAAATGAGGAGCTTACATTCGACAAATCTAAAATGGAAAAATACAAGGTGAAGCAGGATACGCCAAAAGACTGA
- a CDS encoding NADPH-dependent FMN reductase, which translates to MKILLVDGTVFGRKTGAVLQQVEKYIQEYNKDLKLELLYFSDLKHQILDGSPLNEDMQMMIKKFEEADGYVIASPIFQASIPGVLKNAFDMISPKAMRYKPVAMIANGGTYQHHLVIENQLKPILDYFRCLVTPNYVYTHADHFDADNNIIDNDVHNRLRELARVFVQYCEMSKGLCKEPVDTP; encoded by the coding sequence ATGAAAATTTTACTCGTTGACGGTACAGTCTTTGGTCGCAAAACAGGCGCCGTTCTGCAACAAGTTGAAAAATATATTCAGGAATATAACAAAGACTTAAAGCTAGAGCTGTTGTATTTCTCAGACTTAAAGCACCAAATTTTAGATGGTAGCCCTCTAAATGAGGATATGCAAATGATGATTAAGAAATTTGAGGAAGCAGATGGCTATGTTATCGCATCTCCAATTTTCCAAGCATCTATCCCTGGCGTATTGAAAAATGCTTTTGATATGATTAGTCCAAAAGCAATGCGCTACAAGCCAGTCGCAATGATTGCTAACGGTGGCACATATCAGCATCATTTAGTAATCGAAAATCAGCTCAAGCCAATTTTAGATTATTTCCGATGTCTAGTGACACCGAACTATGTTTATACACACGCAGACCATTTTGATGCAGACAATAATATTATTGATAACGATGTGCACAATCGCCTTCGCGAGCTTGCACGCGTTTTCGTTCAATATTGTGAAATGAGCAAAGGCTTATGCAAGGAGCCGGTAGATACACCCTAA